Proteins from a single region of Pseudodesulfovibrio portus:
- a CDS encoding zinc dependent phospholipase C family protein — translation MPKDLIHFKVAMQTADRLADTRFGPSISRNTPGLLLGAVFHDVLFYGVTEAGRPLAALADWLHGADGQDTYGLVRIQAGHAAVCDDRDLASALLVGMVSHLFADAAMHPLVWHLSGHYYADKPEEKTLARQHHRALESLMDMLFCPEMLGRPLFLIRHLLRSAGPGLLDALPMGKLADLAGISAGKARKGLRSAFRIHAGFQAAYPVKALARLLFALMPVLPDSAREIAALFYAPQLMIQADRLRDEVSFRHPVTGKAASGAIPDMMNQAADKAADLCRRLERTVYEGEKPDLPESGPSMDAGLSGTSADAMRYFADPSFPKLP, via the coding sequence ATGCCCAAGGATCTCATTCATTTCAAGGTCGCCATGCAGACGGCGGACAGGCTGGCGGACACGCGCTTCGGTCCGTCCATTTCCCGGAACACGCCGGGCCTCCTGCTGGGCGCGGTCTTTCACGACGTCCTGTTCTACGGCGTGACCGAGGCGGGTCGCCCCCTGGCCGCCCTGGCCGACTGGCTGCACGGGGCAGACGGCCAGGACACATACGGGCTGGTCCGCATCCAGGCCGGGCATGCGGCTGTCTGCGACGACCGGGACCTGGCCTCCGCCCTGCTGGTGGGCATGGTCTCCCACCTGTTTGCCGACGCGGCCATGCACCCCCTGGTCTGGCACCTGTCCGGCCACTATTACGCGGACAAACCCGAGGAAAAGACCCTGGCCCGCCAGCACCACCGCGCCCTGGAATCTTTGATGGACATGCTCTTCTGTCCGGAGATGCTCGGTCGCCCGCTCTTCCTGATCCGCCACCTGCTCCGATCCGCGGGGCCCGGCCTCCTCGACGCCCTGCCCATGGGCAAACTGGCGGACCTGGCAGGCATCTCTGCGGGCAAGGCCCGGAAAGGCCTGCGCTCCGCCTTCCGCATCCACGCAGGATTTCAGGCGGCCTACCCGGTCAAGGCCCTGGCCCGGCTGCTCTTCGCGTTAATGCCCGTGCTCCCCGACTCGGCCAGGGAGATCGCCGCCCTTTTTTACGCCCCTCAGCTCATGATCCAGGCAGACCGGCTCCGGGACGAGGTGAGTTTCCGCCACCCGGTGACGGGCAAAGCCGCATCCGGGGCCATCCCCGACATGATGAACCAGGCTGCCGACAAGGCCGCCGATCTGTGCAGGAGGCTGGAACGAACGGTATATGAAGGGGAAAAGCCCGACCTGCCGGAAAGCGGACCGTCCATGGACGCAGGCCTGTCCGGGACGTCAGCCGACGCCATGCGGTACTTCGCCGACCCGTCTTTTCCCAAACTTCCCTGA
- a CDS encoding CgeB family protein produces the protein MTSGDYTAEPVIRDDSLADVRIRVNGKTWHLWGRAGLDREAALAAEVPPDTLPVLIGSGLGHCLEKLLQRGLPVAVVDRETPLLALTGAKESAQGRPTVLWVDDPDPKAAFDRIAQWAQTQGNQILHPVVMPLYPRLDRQYYGALNETVKAAGRTDFWSLARYPKFRSENPKILFFDSSYFLCDEIHAGLDRLGAAHRTIHLDDLETGSNEFIETLLKAVIDFRPDFALTVNHFGLDREGKLAGLLDDLGLPLASWFVDNPHLILFDYAHPGTGNTVLFTFDADNLDQLREKGFANVHHLPLATDPERFRTGSAAAGNPEWACDVSFVGNSMTAPVARSLAGAGLPSRLLEEYEDVARAFGESGENRVDRFLARHRPDWQKAVAGLDERENRLACESLLTWEATRQYRLACVRQTLPFAPLIVGDPGWGELLPSDAGWRHLPPLDYYADLPRFYPLTKVNFNCTSRQMPGAVNQRVFDVPACGGFLITDYREQMESLFDPGTEAITYREPGEIPDLIDHFLGDSNQRDSVSRRARERILAEHTYAHRLTRLLDIMRRTFG, from the coding sequence ATGACCTCCGGCGACTACACAGCAGAACCCGTTATCCGGGACGATTCCCTGGCCGACGTACGCATCCGCGTCAACGGCAAGACCTGGCACCTCTGGGGCCGGGCCGGGCTGGATAGAGAAGCGGCCCTGGCGGCCGAGGTGCCGCCCGATACCCTGCCCGTGCTCATCGGCTCGGGACTGGGCCACTGCCTGGAAAAACTGCTGCAACGCGGTCTGCCCGTGGCCGTGGTGGACAGGGAAACCCCGCTGCTCGCCCTGACCGGAGCCAAAGAATCCGCCCAAGGGCGGCCAACCGTCCTGTGGGTGGACGACCCGGACCCGAAGGCAGCCTTCGACCGCATCGCGCAATGGGCGCAAACTCAGGGAAACCAGATCCTGCATCCGGTGGTCATGCCGCTCTACCCCCGCCTGGACAGGCAGTACTACGGAGCCCTGAACGAGACCGTGAAGGCGGCCGGGCGCACGGACTTCTGGTCCCTGGCCCGGTACCCGAAATTCCGCTCCGAGAACCCGAAAATCCTGTTCTTCGATTCCAGCTACTTCCTGTGCGATGAAATCCACGCCGGTCTTGACCGGCTCGGCGCAGCCCACCGGACCATACACCTGGACGACCTGGAGACCGGCAGCAACGAATTCATCGAGACCCTGCTCAAGGCGGTCATCGACTTCCGGCCCGACTTCGCGCTCACGGTCAACCACTTCGGTCTGGACCGCGAGGGCAAGCTGGCCGGGCTGCTGGACGACCTGGGACTGCCCCTGGCCTCCTGGTTCGTGGACAACCCCCATCTCATCCTTTTCGACTACGCCCACCCCGGCACCGGCAACACCGTGCTCTTCACCTTTGACGCGGACAACCTGGACCAGCTGCGGGAAAAGGGTTTTGCCAACGTCCACCACCTCCCCCTGGCCACGGACCCGGAACGGTTCCGGACCGGATCGGCAGCCGCGGGGAATCCGGAGTGGGCGTGCGACGTCTCGTTCGTGGGCAATTCCATGACGGCCCCGGTGGCCCGCAGCCTGGCCGGAGCAGGACTGCCGTCCCGGCTGTTGGAGGAATACGAGGACGTGGCCCGCGCGTTCGGCGAGTCCGGAGAGAACCGCGTGGACCGATTCCTCGCCCGCCACAGGCCGGACTGGCAAAAAGCCGTGGCCGGACTGGACGAGAGAGAGAACCGGCTGGCCTGCGAATCCCTGCTCACCTGGGAAGCCACCCGCCAGTACCGGCTGGCCTGCGTGCGGCAGACCCTGCCCTTCGCGCCGCTCATCGTGGGCGACCCCGGATGGGGGGAACTCCTGCCCAGCGACGCAGGCTGGCGGCATCTTCCGCCGCTGGACTATTATGCGGACCTGCCCCGCTTCTATCCGCTCACCAAGGTCAACTTCAACTGCACCAGCCGCCAGATGCCCGGCGCTGTCAACCAGCGCGTCTTCGACGTGCCCGCCTGCGGCGGCTTCCTGATCACGGATTACCGGGAGCAGATGGAAAGCCTCTTCGACCCCGGCACCGAGGCGATCACCTACCGGGAGCCGGGAGAAATTCCCGATCTCATCGATCATTTTCTGGGAGATTCGAACCAAAGGGATTCCGTCAGCCGCAGGGCCCGCGAGCGCATCCTGGCCGAACACACCTACGCGCACCGCCTGACGCGGCTCCTGGACATCATGCGTCGGACCTTCGGCTAG
- a CDS encoding flagellin N-terminal helical domain-containing protein: MSLVINHNLMAMSAARYLGESYGALETSTKRLSSGLRITTAADDAAGLAVRELMRADISSLQQGIRNANDAISLIQTADGALGVIDEKLIRMKELAMQAATGTYNSDQRLIIDSEFQAMASEITRIANSTDFNGIYLLNGSLSGTHSGTALKSTGELKVHFGTGNDCAEDYYYIEIGNATASALGVGLAAAGTGAGRSISTQALAQQTLDVLNNAIISKDKIRANLGSLQNRLENTVTVLEIQAENVQAAESRISDVDVATEMTEFVRNQILTQSAVSMLAQANSLPRMALSLIG, from the coding sequence ATGTCTCTGGTTATCAACCACAACTTGATGGCGATGAGTGCAGCCCGGTACCTGGGTGAATCCTACGGCGCTCTGGAAACGTCCACCAAGCGTCTGTCTTCGGGTCTGCGCATCACCACGGCAGCCGACGACGCCGCCGGTCTGGCCGTCCGCGAATTGATGCGCGCCGACATCAGCTCCCTGCAACAGGGCATTCGTAATGCCAACGACGCCATCTCCCTCATCCAGACGGCTGACGGCGCCCTCGGCGTTATCGATGAAAAGCTGATCCGTATGAAGGAACTGGCCATGCAGGCCGCCACGGGTACCTACAACTCCGACCAGCGCCTGATCATCGACTCCGAGTTCCAGGCCATGGCTTCGGAAATCACCCGTATCGCCAACTCCACCGACTTCAACGGCATTTACCTGCTCAACGGCAGCCTGTCCGGAACCCACTCCGGCACCGCTCTCAAGTCCACCGGCGAACTGAAGGTCCACTTCGGTACCGGTAACGACTGCGCGGAAGACTACTATTACATCGAGATCGGCAACGCCACAGCGTCCGCTCTGGGCGTCGGCCTCGCCGCCGCCGGAACCGGCGCAGGTCGTTCCATCTCCACCCAGGCTCTCGCCCAGCAGACCCTGGACGTCCTGAACAACGCGATCATTTCCAAGGATAAGATCCGCGCCAACCTGGGTTCCCTCCAGAACCGCCTGGAAAACACCGTCACCGTCCTGGAAATCCAGGCCGAGAACGTCCAGGCCGCCGAATCCCGCATCTCCGACGTCGACGTGGCAACGGAAATGACCGAATTCGTGCGCAACCAGATCCTGACCCAGTCCGCAGTGTCCATGCTGGCACAGGCGAACTCCCTGCCGAGGATGGCTCTGTCCCTCATCGGTTAG